A region of Thermococcus argininiproducens DNA encodes the following proteins:
- a CDS encoding TIGR00289 family protein produces the protein MRVAVLFSGGKDSTYALYWALKQGFDVKYLVSMHSESEESYMYHVPNIHLTELQARAIGIPLVKGFTKGEKEKEVEDLKNVLEGLKIDGVVAGALASTYQRERVEKVAKELGLEVFAPFWQADPEEYMREIIKAGFDVVVVGVSAYGLNEQWLGRKIDERAIQELKALNKKYKVHIAGEGGEFETFVRDAPFFRARIVFDEVEKIWDPYTSSGVLLIKAAHLEPKSDDYEDSGC, from the coding sequence ATGAGAGTTGCAGTACTTTTTTCTGGAGGAAAGGACTCTACATATGCTCTCTACTGGGCATTAAAGCAAGGATTTGATGTTAAATATCTTGTGAGTATGCATTCTGAAAGTGAGGAGAGTTATATGTATCATGTGCCAAACATTCACTTAACCGAGTTACAGGCCAGGGCGATTGGGATCCCCCTTGTAAAAGGCTTTACAAAAGGGGAAAAAGAAAAAGAAGTGGAGGATCTTAAGAATGTATTAGAAGGATTGAAGATAGATGGTGTGGTTGCTGGGGCGTTAGCCAGTACATATCAAAGGGAGAGAGTGGAAAAGGTGGCAAAAGAACTGGGATTAGAAGTGTTTGCTCCCTTCTGGCAAGCTGATCCAGAGGAGTATATGAGAGAAATTATTAAGGCAGGTTTTGATGTGGTAGTAGTTGGGGTGTCAGCATATGGCCTAAATGAGCAGTGGCTTGGGAGAAAAATAGATGAAAGGGCCATCCAGGAATTAAAAGCGCTCAATAAAAAGTATAAAGTGCATATAGCTGGAGAGGGCGGTGAGTTTGAAACGTTTGTTAGGGATGCTCCATTTTTTAGAGCGAGGATTGTATTTGATGAAGTTGAAAAGATATGGGATCCGTATACTTCTTCGGGAGTATTGTTGATTAAGGCTGCCCATTTAGAGCCTAAGAGTGATGATTATGAGGATAGTGGCTGCTGA